One genomic region from Leptospira tipperaryensis encodes:
- a CDS encoding DoxX family protein — protein MKKILLYAMAVFYVFAGLNHFLNPPFYLRMMPPYLPYHSLLNYVSGIAEIVLGLALFLQPLRRLASFGIIALLIAILPANIYMLQAALSGTDFGVPVWALYVRLPFQLVFIFWAWSVKDVE, from the coding sequence ATGAAAAAAATTCTTTTGTATGCGATGGCTGTCTTTTATGTTTTTGCAGGACTCAATCATTTTCTCAATCCGCCTTTTTATCTGAGAATGATGCCGCCTTATCTCCCTTATCATTCTCTTTTGAACTACGTTAGCGGAATCGCTGAGATCGTCTTAGGATTGGCTCTCTTCTTGCAACCTCTGAGAAGACTCGCGAGTTTTGGTATCATTGCACTTTTGATCGCGATTCTTCCCGCAAATATCTATATGCTTCAGGCCGCGCTTTCAGGAACGGACTTTGGTGTTCCCGTCTGGGCTCTCTACGTTCGTCTTCCTTTTCAGCTCGTCTTTATCTTTTGGGCTTGGAGTGTGAAAGACGTCGAGTAA
- a CDS encoding DUF2182 domain-containing protein, producing MKVFEGIFRFRLNLEQIVLLGMMLFLTSISWMAMYDMSWMHWDGSHHCEKHAEVPFFTWAILNFCMWVLMMIAMMLPSFLKSVMIFSKMDQSKEHGRIFFGMGRGIFIILGYLSAWAGYSLLGTSLQYYLLRMNLLSSNLSLYHTEWIGGLLITTGWFQFSGLKDKCLSQCKSPLGFFLTSWKPGALGAFRMGWSQGVYCVGCCLLLMILMFVGGVMSLSWMIGLTALVLAEKWIDGKLPVRQWTGVALIGWGLFLFIGKSF from the coding sequence ATGAAAGTTTTTGAAGGTATTTTTCGCTTTCGTTTGAATTTAGAGCAGATCGTACTTTTGGGAATGATGTTGTTCCTTACTTCGATTTCTTGGATGGCAATGTATGATATGTCTTGGATGCATTGGGACGGAAGTCATCACTGCGAGAAACACGCCGAGGTCCCCTTTTTTACCTGGGCGATTCTCAATTTTTGCATGTGGGTTTTGATGATGATCGCTATGATGCTTCCTTCTTTTTTGAAATCCGTAATGATCTTTTCAAAGATGGATCAGAGTAAGGAGCACGGGAGAATTTTCTTTGGAATGGGAAGAGGAATTTTTATTATTCTCGGATATCTTTCCGCTTGGGCCGGATACAGCCTTCTTGGAACCTCTCTTCAGTATTATCTCCTTCGAATGAATTTGCTTTCTTCCAATCTCTCTTTGTATCATACGGAATGGATCGGCGGTTTATTGATAACGACGGGATGGTTTCAATTTAGCGGTCTCAAAGATAAATGTCTTTCTCAGTGTAAATCTCCTCTTGGTTTTTTTCTTACTTCTTGGAAGCCGGGTGCGTTAGGCGCCTTTCGGATGGGTTGGTCGCAAGGAGTTTATTGCGTGGGTTGTTGTCTTCTTTTGATGATTCTTATGTTTGTGGGAGGTGTGATGAGTCTTTCCTGGATGATCGGTCTTACCGCCCTGGTCTTGGCGGAAAAGTGGATCGACGGTAAACTTCCTGTTCGTCAGTGGACGGGAGTTGCTTTGATCGGTTGGGGTTTGTTTCTATTTATTGGGAAATCATTCTAA
- a CDS encoding DUF1326 domain-containing protein — MSQEKRWFLEGDYFEHCSCESLCPCLLSGFKAEPTYGHCQSMLAFHIKEGECSGLKLDDLNVAMLVFTPGPMAEVSWTTGLYIDERANEEQFDSLFRIFSGEMGGAPAYMKSLTTKFLGAKKVPIQYELKSDKTRELKIPNIVEVQLESIRGHRGRTVWIDNVAHVAQKIAPGKTTKAKVTDYHFDWDNPGKNGFLGPFQWKG; from the coding sequence ATGAGTCAGGAAAAAAGATGGTTTTTGGAAGGGGATTACTTTGAGCACTGTAGTTGTGAAAGCCTTTGTCCGTGCTTGCTTAGCGGGTTTAAGGCTGAGCCGACTTACGGACATTGCCAGAGCATGCTCGCGTTTCATATTAAAGAAGGTGAATGTTCCGGTTTGAAGTTGGACGACTTAAATGTTGCGATGCTCGTCTTTACTCCGGGACCAATGGCGGAAGTTTCTTGGACCACGGGACTTTATATAGACGAACGTGCGAACGAGGAACAGTTCGATTCTCTCTTTCGAATTTTTTCGGGAGAGATGGGAGGGGCTCCCGCTTATATGAAATCTCTTACAACGAAGTTCTTGGGAGCAAAGAAAGTTCCCATTCAATACGAACTCAAAAGTGACAAAACGCGAGAGCTGAAGATTCCGAATATAGTGGAAGTTCAATTGGAATCCATTCGAGGACATCGCGGCAGAACCGTTTGGATCGATAATGTGGCACATGTCGCTCAAAAGATCGCACCGGGGAAGACAACAAAAGCCAAAGTAACGGACTATCACTTTGATTGGGATAATCCCGGTAAAAACGGTTTCTTAGGTCCCTTTCAATGGAAAGGTTAA
- a CDS encoding SDR family oxidoreductase, whose protein sequence is MDRILVVGATGSLGKFVMEELRKQGYWIRVLSRSPIKLKFLNGMFDESVLGDLFDPNSLESAVSGMDAVISCAGASLDLKNFRDRRTFEEINFKGNRNVLSAAVKENVSKFLYVSFLLVEGIQKTEYIKSHDQISDLIRNSGLRYTIIRPTAFFSILLSFLEFAKKGIGIVIGEGNARINPIHEKDVARAVVEALKTDIKEFNIGGPDIFTRDEITELALQVTSKNRKLLHIPIFLNRILVRFLQPFNKRIFQFLQFGNVVHTLDVVGPKYGTLRLRDYFKEKLDSI, encoded by the coding sequence ATGGACCGAATCTTGGTGGTTGGGGCTACGGGAAGTTTGGGGAAATTCGTAATGGAAGAATTGCGGAAGCAGGGTTATTGGATTCGAGTTCTCTCCAGATCTCCTATCAAATTAAAATTTTTAAATGGGATGTTCGATGAATCTGTATTAGGCGATCTTTTTGATCCGAACAGTTTGGAATCTGCGGTTTCCGGTATGGATGCAGTCATTTCTTGCGCCGGCGCTAGCCTGGATCTCAAAAACTTTCGGGATAGACGAACCTTCGAAGAAATCAATTTCAAAGGAAATCGAAACGTCCTCTCCGCGGCCGTTAAGGAAAATGTTTCCAAATTTCTCTACGTTTCCTTTTTATTGGTAGAAGGTATTCAAAAAACAGAATATATTAAGAGTCACGATCAAATCTCGGACTTAATTCGAAACTCGGGGCTTCGTTATACGATCATCCGTCCCACTGCTTTTTTCTCCATTCTTCTTAGTTTTTTGGAATTTGCAAAAAAAGGAATCGGCATCGTTATCGGAGAGGGTAACGCGAGAATCAATCCCATTCACGAGAAGGACGTAGCAAGAGCGGTGGTGGAAGCGTTGAAAACCGATATAAAGGAATTCAATATCGGAGGGCCGGATATTTTTACAAGAGACGAAATTACCGAGCTTGCGCTTCAAGTCACGAGTAAGAATCGGAAGCTACTTCACATTCCGATTTTCTTAAATCGAATTTTGGTTCGGTTTCTCCAACCTTTCAACAAAAGAATCTTTCAGTTTCTTCAGTTTGGCAACGTTGTTCACACCCTGGATGTAGTCGGACCTAAGTATGGAACCCTAAGGCTACGGGATTATTTCAAGGAAAAATTGGATTCGATTTAG